The Coffea arabica cultivar ET-39 chromosome 1e, Coffea Arabica ET-39 HiFi, whole genome shotgun sequence genome has a window encoding:
- the LOC113716494 gene encoding uncharacterized protein translates to MLPVPPAPSQSLTPCHAALPFFYFRPPPTSTTGAPPPPVPILHFSCFNYSLVTSLLSPKLTTTSISANKPFKPCAATKSNRSHDPRESSFFDEDGVVRDMDGYLNYLSLEYDSVWDTKPSWCQPWTITTTGVLLIAGSWLFLRSLIVTAGVMGLVCAWWYIFLYSYPKAYLEMIAERRKRVTSGVEDTYGLGRFDREAGEGDAGPSTK, encoded by the exons ATGCTGCCAGTTCCTCCAGCTCCAAGTCAGAGTCTGACCCCGTGTCACGCCGCCCTTCCCTTCTTCTACTTCCGCCCACCGCCAACGTCGACTACCGGAGCACCACCACCACCCGTACCAATCCTCCATTTTTCTTGCTTCAATTATTCCCTCGTGACGTCGCTCCTTTCACCAAAGCTAACAACCACTTCAATCTCTGCTAATAAGCCCTTCAAACCTTGTGCTGCTACCAAAAGCAACCGCAGCCATGACCCCAGAGAGTCTTCATTCTTTGATGAAGACGGCGTCGTACGGGACATGGACGGTTACCTTAATTATCTTTCCCTCGAGTATGACTCTGTTTGGGACACCAAGCCTTCCTG GTGTCAACCTTGGACGATAACCACAACTGGCGTGTTACTAATTGCCGGTAGCTGGCTTTTTCTGCGCTCCCTTATTGTTACTGCTGGCGTTATGGGTTTGGTATGTGCGTGGTGGTACATCTTTCTGTATTCTTACCCCAAG GCATATCTGGAAATGATTGCAGAGCGCAGAAAGAGAGTTACAAGTGGTGTGGAAGATACATACGGCTTGGGAAGATTTGACAGAGAAGCCGGGGAAGGGGATGCCGGACCCAGCACCAAGTAG
- the LOC140020361 gene encoding fasciclin-like arabinogalactan protein 21, with the protein MGATRNVLLIFLAAAILTSAASAQTLVHTYPPSLFATILSALGFRDLSNVTANANLSLTAPSTVFAPTDSSLLTCPSCSLPLLLQEHSLPGLYSFHFLRNLAFGTKIETFARNRCLTITASPIINPSDAVSTPKIFVNGVEITKPDLFNNGLVIVHGIQGFMSHLSPTSCTIEKMTTLAYPDPPPPTAEFLVMRSMLKEAMAELRVRGFSLVALAMRVKYPELADLKSMTLFAIDDGSIFAGGGGHAYVTDLMFHIVPNRILKGSHLMSLPLDTVIPTMERGQELVVTTAGGGGPLSPMRINYMKIKSLDLVSNKRIVVHALSNPLPHVHRRTAVREEEATCDEHQSGLCEESGGTKRPTVQIEDPFGL; encoded by the coding sequence ATGGGCGCCACCCGGAATGTCCTCCTCATCTTTCTGGCTGCCGCCATTCTCACCTCCGCCGCCTCAGCACAAACACTCGTCCACACATACCCACCCTCCCTCTTCGCCACCATCCTCTCCGCCCTCGGCTTCCGAGACCTCTCCAACGTCACCGCCAATGCCAACCTCTCTCTCACCGCTCCCTCCACTGTCTTCGCCCCCACCGACTCCTCCCTCCTCACTTGCCCCTCCTGCTCCCTGCCTCTTCTCCTCCAAGAACATTCCCTCCCGGGCCTCTACTCTTTCCACTTTCTCCGCAACTTAGCCTTCGGCACCAAGATCGAGACCTTCGCCCGCAACCGCTGTCTCACCATCACCGCTTCCCCCATCATCAACCCCTCCGACGCCGTCTCCACCCCGAAAATCTTCGTCAACGGCGTCGAAATCACCAAACCGGACCTCTTCAATAATGGCCTCGTCATCGTCCACGGCATCCAGGGGTTTATGTCTCATCTCTCGCCGACTTCCTGCACTATCGAGAAAATGACTACCCTCGCCTACCCAGACCCCCCGCCGCCCACGGCAGAGTTCTTGGTCATGCGCTCGATGCTGAAAGAGGCCATGGCCGAGTTGCGTGTCAGGGGGTTCAGTTTGGTGGCTCTGGCGATGAGGGTCAAGTACCCGGAGCTGGCAGACCTCAAGTCCATGACGCTTTTCGCGATTGACGATGGGTCCATCTTCGCCGGAGGGGGAGGGCATGCTTACGTCACCGACCTAATGTTCCACATAGTGCCCAACAGAATTCTGAAGGGGTCGCACTTAATGAGTCTGCCGCTGGATACGGTGATCCCGACGATGGAGCGCGGGCAGGAACTGGTTGTGACCACCGCAGGCGGAGGAGGGCCCTTGTCCCCCATGAGGATAAACTACATGAAGATTAAGAGCCTTGATTTGGTGAGTAATAAGAGGATAGTGGTGCATGCACTGTCAAACCCATTGCCCCACGTGCACCGTCGGACGGCGGTTAGGGAGGAGGAGGCCACTTGTGATGAGCACCAAAGTGGATTGTGCGAGGAAAGTGGTGGTACTAAACGACCAACGGTGCAGATTGAAGATCCTTTTGGTTTGTGA